ATCGTAGTTATACGATTATTGGAAATAAGAGTTCACAGCATATGAATCTGGTCACAAAGCTTGTGAACGAACAGCTAAGTGAGATAAAGATGATTTCACCCCAGATTAATGATGAACAAGCTGCGATTTTATTAGCAGTCAATGCAGTCTCAGACCAAGTAGACAAACAAGCAGAAGTATTGCGGCTACAAAAAGAGGTGCAAGAACTACGGGAGAAGACAGTTCGAATTGTCGAATTGGAAAATCGCGTCAAACGAATTGAAGCAATTGAAAGCGAAGCGCGAAAATATTTGGCGGAACAAGGGCAAACAGATGTTAAAATCAAAAACCATGTTCACGCCCAACAAATTTTAAACGAAGCTAGAAAAGAACAAATTAAACAAAAGACGTCACTAGACAGAAAGGACTAACAGATGGTTGGATTATTGATTATCCTGATACTTGTGATTGCGTTTTATATTGGAGGTCGCCGTGGAACGCCATTACAATTAGTATACACGCTAGGATATTTTTTATCTTTTGCTGTGGCGTGTTTTAGTTACCAAGGCCTAGCAAAAAAATTGGAACTATACATTCCATATCCTTCTGTTACCCCAGATTCCAAAATGGTTTTTTATAGCCAAACGCAGTCTTTGGATTTGGATAAGGCGTATTATGCAGCAGTTGCATTTTTGGTAGTTATGTTTATTGGTTGGCTAGTTACAAGTTTAATTGCCGTCTTTTTAAACAATTTGCGTTTTAAGCGTCTATTAGAAAATTACGATTGGGTATTAGGCGGCTTGTTGAATGTCCTAACAGCTTATGTTGTGATTTTCTTTGTACTTTTTGTGTTAGCGATGATTCCTTTAGCAACAATTCAAAATATATTTCGAGATCACTTTTCCGCCCGCATGATTGTGGAACATTCCGTTATCTTGTCTTGGCTTTTTAAAAATCTGTGGGTGACAAGTATTCTTGCTTAAAAAACAGGGCAGTGTTTGGCAGCAGCTGAACTGGCCTGTTTTTTTCACATTTTAACAGGTAGGTGAAAGAAATGAACAAACGTATCTATGAAACCTTAGAGTTTTCTTCTGTGAAACAAATGGTGGCACAATACCTCCAAACAGCACAAGGGGAAGAAGAGTTAGGAAATTTAATCCCAAGTACTGATGAAACGGTTATCAATAGTTGGTTAAATGAAACGGCAGATGGATTAAAAGTCCAGCGTTTACGCGGTGGAATACCCATTCCTAAGATTGAAAATATTCGGCCGCAAATGAAGCGAATTGAAATTGGAGCAGACTTAAATGGTAGTGAATTAGCGCAAATTGCGCGGGTTTTATCCACAACCGGACAGGTCAAAAAATTTATCGTCGATTTAGCCGATAGTGAAATTGAGTTTTTGCGTCTTTATGATTGGAATGACCAATTAGAAACGATGCCAGAACTAACACGACGCTTGCAAAGTGCAATTGACGAAGATGGCTATGTCACCGATGAAGCTTCACCAGAATTAAAAATTATCCGCAATAACATTCGGCGAAGTGAACGAACGATTCGAGAACAGTTGGATGGGATTTTACGTGGAAATAATGCCCGCTATTTAAGTGACACGATTATTACGATGCGAAATGATCGTTATGTAATTCCCGTTAAACAAGAATACCG
The DNA window shown above is from Enterococcus montenegrensis and carries:
- a CDS encoding CvpA family protein, producing the protein MVGLLIILILVIAFYIGGRRGTPLQLVYTLGYFLSFAVACFSYQGLAKKLELYIPYPSVTPDSKMVFYSQTQSLDLDKAYYAAVAFLVVMFIGWLVTSLIAVFLNNLRFKRLLENYDWVLGGLLNVLTAYVVIFFVLFVLAMIPLATIQNIFRDHFSARMIVEHSVILSWLFKNLWVTSILA
- a CDS encoding cell division protein ZapA, with the protein product MVAERKRYKAVIANRSYTIIGNKSSQHMNLVTKLVNEQLSEIKMISPQINDEQAAILLAVNAVSDQVDKQAEVLRLQKEVQELREKTVRIVELENRVKRIEAIESEARKYLAEQGQTDVKIKNHVHAQQILNEARKEQIKQKTSLDRKD